A DNA window from Haloactinospora alba contains the following coding sequences:
- the frr gene encoding ribosome recycling factor, with translation MIEESLLEAGEKMEKAVGVAKEDFAAIRTGRPGPATFNKITAEYYGTQTPINQLASFSVPEPRMVVVSPFDKSSLSAIERAIRDSDLGVNPANDGNVIRVVFPDLTEERRKEYIKVVRSKAEDGRVSIRNIRRSYKDTLDKAVKSGEISEDEGRRAQEQLDELTHTHVGEIDELLKHKESELLEV, from the coding sequence ATGATCGAAGAGAGCCTCCTCGAAGCCGGGGAGAAGATGGAGAAGGCTGTCGGGGTCGCCAAAGAGGACTTCGCCGCGATCCGCACCGGGCGTCCCGGCCCCGCGACCTTCAACAAGATCACGGCCGAGTACTACGGCACCCAGACCCCGATCAACCAGCTCGCGTCGTTCTCGGTCCCCGAACCCCGCATGGTGGTGGTGTCGCCGTTCGACAAGAGCTCCCTGTCGGCCATCGAGCGGGCCATCCGGGACAGTGACCTGGGGGTGAACCCCGCCAACGACGGCAACGTCATCCGCGTCGTCTTCCCGGACCTGACCGAGGAGCGCCGCAAGGAGTACATCAAGGTCGTGCGGAGCAAGGCCGAGGACGGCCGGGTCTCCATCCGCAACATACGCCGGAGTTACAAGGACACACTGGACAAAGCGGTCAAAAGCGGAGAGATTAGTGAGGATGAGGGCCGGCGGGCCCAGGAACAGCTGGACGAGCTCACCCACACCCATGTCGGAGAGATCGACGAGCTGTTGAAGCACAAGGAATCCGAACTGCTCGAGGTCTAG
- a CDS encoding phosphatidate cytidylyltransferase translates to MDDVADGEEKRSGRKIRTGRNLPLAITSGVALGALVLAAIYPFPAAFVAITSAAVLIGLRELNRAMAGQRMALALPPLMVGGVAMQACAYFGGPEWLVGATAVTAILALSWRLRDGAEGYLRDAAANLFTVCYLPFLLGTWLLLLAAPQDGQERLIAFIIVTISSDIGGYFAGILVGRHKMAPVISPNKTWEGFSGSVLACMLAGALTVALMLDGPYWAGAVLGVAVVLAATAGDLIESLTKRDLGVKDMGHFMPGHGGLMDRIDSLLVAGPVAWVVLSLLVPAG, encoded by the coding sequence GTGGACGACGTGGCCGACGGAGAGGAGAAGCGGTCCGGGAGGAAGATCCGCACCGGGCGGAACCTCCCCCTGGCGATCACCAGCGGGGTGGCGCTCGGCGCGCTCGTCCTGGCCGCGATCTACCCGTTCCCGGCCGCGTTCGTCGCGATCACCTCGGCCGCTGTCCTCATCGGGCTGCGGGAGCTCAACCGCGCCATGGCCGGACAGCGCATGGCGCTCGCCCTGCCGCCGCTGATGGTCGGCGGGGTGGCCATGCAGGCGTGCGCCTACTTCGGCGGTCCGGAATGGCTGGTCGGCGCCACCGCCGTCACCGCCATCCTCGCGCTGTCGTGGCGGTTGCGCGACGGGGCCGAGGGGTACCTGCGGGACGCGGCGGCGAACCTGTTCACCGTGTGCTACCTGCCCTTCCTGCTGGGGACGTGGCTGTTGCTGCTGGCCGCGCCCCAGGACGGGCAGGAGCGGCTGATCGCGTTCATCATCGTGACGATCAGCAGCGACATCGGGGGGTACTTCGCCGGCATCCTCGTGGGGCGGCACAAGATGGCGCCGGTGATCAGTCCGAACAAGACCTGGGAGGGTTTCAGCGGCTCGGTGCTGGCGTGCATGCTCGCCGGGGCGCTCACGGTCGCGCTGATGCTGGACGGCCCGTACTGGGCCGGTGCGGTGCTCGGTGTGGCCGTGGTGCTGGCCGCCACCGCCGGCGACCTGATCGAGTCGCTCACCAAACGCGACCTCGGCGTGAAGGACATGGGCCACTTCATGCCGGGCCACGGCGGCCTGATGGACCGGATCGACTCGCTCCTCGTGGCGGGCCCCGTCGCCTGGGTCGTACTGAGCCTGCTCGTCCCGGCGGGGTAA
- a CDS encoding MFS transporter, with protein MAAPLRHRNFRALALGRTLTYGGNSVATVALGFAVLDVTGSVVDLGLVVGARSLANVTLLLFGGVVADRLPRPLVLQGSCALAAATQATLAASVLLGFATLPLMVALSLANGAAAAVNLPAAAALTPQTVPAGLLQRANALLRIGVHLGMFGGMSAGGLIVGWVGPGWAIGINGAMFAISGVCFAFLRIPTGGEPGQPRTRPLRDLVEGWREFSSRTWVWLVVGQFTVVNATWSATTAVLGPALADDTFGRTLWGVLMATNSVGLVAGGVLAARWQPRRALAYGVALISLMALPMLALAGSPVPLVLFPAMFLAGAAAEQFSVAWEVSLQQNIPQRRLARVYSYDALGSFLALPAGEIAVGPIAERVGTGTTLTGMAALLLVATAVTAASRSVRGLARAEPGS; from the coding sequence ATGGCGGCGCCGTTGCGCCACCGGAACTTCCGAGCGCTCGCGCTCGGGCGCACCCTGACCTACGGCGGGAACTCCGTGGCGACGGTCGCGCTCGGTTTCGCGGTACTCGACGTTACGGGTTCCGTGGTCGACCTCGGCCTGGTCGTGGGCGCGCGTTCCCTGGCGAACGTCACGCTGCTGCTGTTCGGCGGTGTGGTAGCCGACCGGTTGCCGCGTCCCCTCGTCCTCCAGGGAAGCTGCGCGCTCGCCGCCGCCACCCAGGCCACCCTCGCCGCCAGTGTTCTCCTGGGTTTCGCCACACTGCCGCTCATGGTCGCGTTGAGCCTGGCCAACGGAGCGGCCGCGGCGGTGAACCTGCCGGCGGCCGCGGCGCTCACTCCCCAGACGGTTCCGGCCGGTCTGCTGCAACGCGCCAACGCGCTGCTGCGGATCGGCGTCCACCTCGGCATGTTCGGCGGCATGTCCGCCGGCGGCCTCATCGTGGGCTGGGTCGGCCCCGGGTGGGCCATCGGCATCAACGGGGCGATGTTCGCGATCTCCGGCGTGTGCTTCGCCTTCCTCAGGATTCCCACGGGCGGGGAACCCGGTCAGCCTCGCACCCGTCCGCTGCGCGACCTCGTCGAGGGGTGGCGGGAGTTCTCCTCCCGCACCTGGGTGTGGCTGGTCGTCGGGCAGTTCACGGTGGTGAACGCGACCTGGTCCGCCACGACGGCGGTTCTCGGCCCCGCCCTCGCCGACGACACCTTCGGCCGCACCCTGTGGGGAGTGCTCATGGCCACCAACAGTGTCGGCCTGGTCGCCGGCGGCGTGCTGGCCGCGCGGTGGCAGCCGCGCCGCGCCCTGGCCTACGGGGTGGCGCTCATCTCCCTCATGGCACTGCCGATGCTCGCCCTCGCCGGCTCCCCGGTCCCGCTGGTGCTGTTTCCCGCCATGTTCCTCGCCGGGGCCGCGGCGGAGCAGTTCTCGGTGGCCTGGGAGGTGTCGCTCCAGCAGAACATTCCGCAGCGGCGGTTGGCCCGCGTCTACTCCTACGACGCCCTGGGGTCGTTCCTCGCCCTGCCGGCGGGTGAGATCGCCGTCGGCCCGATCGCCGAGCGGGTGGGAACCGGAACCACGCTCACGGGCATGGCCGCACTGCTGCTGGTCGCCACGGCGGTCACCGCCGCCAGCCGCAGTGTGCGCGGCCTCGCACGCGCGGAGCCCGGTTCCTGA